The following are encoded in a window of Aphelocoma coerulescens isolate FSJ_1873_10779 unplaced genomic scaffold, UR_Acoe_1.0 HiC_scaffold_204, whole genome shotgun sequence genomic DNA:
- the VKORC1 gene encoding vitamin K epoxide reductase complex subunit 1, which produces MMTMMAAAARVALCVAGAALSLYALHVEHEAARDPSYRAACDLAPAVSCTRVFSSRWGRGLGLVEPVLGRDSALNVPNGAVGLLFYLLQGLLGLRRGRAAALALLGTSVASAAASLWLAGVLLFGLGDLCLVCLGSYGLNLALLGLNVRRWKRPKTD; this is translated from the exons ATGATGACGatgatggcggcggcggcgcgggtgGCGCTGTGCGTGGCGGGCGCGGCGCTGTCGCTGTACGCGCTGCACGTGGAGCACGAGGCCGCGAGGGACCCCTCGTACCGCGCCGCCTGCGACCTGGCGCCGGCCGTGTCGTGCACGCGGGTGTTCTCCTCCCG gtgggggcggggcctgggccTGGTGGAGCCGGTGCTGGGCCGGGACAGCGCCCTGAACGTCCCCAACGGCGCCGTCGGGCTGCTCTTCTACctcctgcaggggctgctgg ggctgcggcggggccgggcggccgcgctggccctgctgggcaccTCGGTGGCCTCGGCGGCGGCGTCGCTGTGGCTCGCGGGGGTTCTGCTCTTCGGCCTCGGCGACCTCTGCCTCGTCTGCCTCGGCTCCTACGGCCTCaacctggccctgctgggcctCAACGTGCGCCGCTGGAAGCGCCCCAAAACCGACTGA